A section of the Chryseobacterium scophthalmum genome encodes:
- a CDS encoding shikimate dehydrogenase family protein: MDSSNKLGLIGKNISYSFSKQYFEDKFKKKKLSDFSYEIFDLQEINEVEELLLKPNLLGFNVTIPYKEKVIDYLDELSDEAKKIGAVNCVLIEDGKKTGYNTDAFGFEKTLVAHKKTHHESALVLGNGGAAKAVQYILDKHQIPYQTISRKSEINFENLDTETVSKNKLIIQCTPVGTFPNTEDCLNFPFEALTNQHLVIDLIYNPEYSKFIINSSKNGAKTVNGYYMLEQQAEKAWEIWSFKKK; the protein is encoded by the coding sequence ATGGATTCCAGCAACAAATTAGGACTGATCGGAAAAAACATCTCCTACTCTTTTTCAAAACAATATTTTGAAGATAAATTTAAAAAGAAAAAACTCAGCGATTTTTCATACGAAATTTTCGATTTACAGGAAATCAACGAAGTTGAAGAACTTCTTTTGAAACCCAATCTTTTAGGATTTAATGTAACGATTCCCTACAAAGAGAAAGTTATAGATTATCTGGATGAATTGAGTGATGAAGCCAAAAAAATAGGCGCTGTAAACTGTGTTTTAATTGAAGACGGAAAGAAAACCGGCTACAATACAGACGCTTTTGGTTTTGAAAAAACATTGGTTGCGCACAAAAAAACACATCACGAATCGGCTTTGGTTTTAGGAAATGGTGGTGCTGCAAAAGCAGTGCAATACATTTTAGACAAACATCAGATTCCATATCAAACGATTTCAAGGAAATCAGAAATTAATTTTGAAAATTTAGACACAGAAACGGTTTCAAAAAATAAGTTAATTATTCAATGTACTCCGGTTGGAACTTTTCCGAATACAGAAGATTGCCTGAATTTTCCTTTTGAAGCGCTTACAAATCAACATTTAGTGATTGATCTGATTTACAATCCGGAATACAGCAAATTTATTATAAATTCTTCCAAAAACGGAGCAAAAACTGTCAACGGATATTATATGCTGGAACAACAGGCAGAAAAAGCTTGGGAAATTTGGTCGTTTAAAAAAAAATAA
- a CDS encoding ABC transporter permease encodes MKNIAFYIASRYLLSKKGSTAVTFITWLAAVAMSVAVAAMFVIISVFSGLEDFNKALISNLHADLTIKSTSGKTLKNFEKINTVLKNNKEISNFSRIIEEKTYINYNGKGDVAYLRGVDSAYIKVNPVDKTIFFGSYPSFEYTNEVIMEHSLQNRLGIPVDSNTDFSTLFMPKPGTGIINKEEDIYNKKEIIVCGVFPGNEQLNNYIIAPVELAEELLNLPKNSAYQIVIKLKNPENIDSVKQNLLKTLGKDIEIKTKEEENAAFWKMINTEKLFIYLIFALVIFITTFNLAGAIIILQLDKKQQAKSLISLGFPLSHLRMTYFYTGILIVILGVISGLILGTALCYFQIYTELFKAVEDLPFPVKIVGKNYLIVAAIASVFGIVISWFFSKISKDYITKN; translated from the coding sequence TTGAAAAACATTGCATTTTACATTGCATCGCGCTACCTTTTATCTAAAAAAGGAAGCACTGCTGTAACATTTATTACCTGGCTTGCTGCCGTGGCGATGAGTGTTGCTGTGGCTGCAATGTTTGTCATTATTTCTGTTTTTTCCGGTCTTGAAGATTTCAACAAAGCTTTGATTTCTAATCTTCATGCTGATTTAACGATAAAAAGCACATCCGGAAAAACGCTGAAAAATTTTGAGAAAATAAATACTGTTTTAAAAAACAATAAAGAAATCTCAAACTTCTCAAGAATAATAGAAGAAAAAACCTACATTAATTACAACGGAAAAGGCGATGTTGCCTATCTTCGAGGGGTTGATTCGGCTTATATTAAAGTAAACCCTGTTGATAAAACTATATTTTTCGGAAGCTATCCTTCATTCGAATATACCAATGAAGTAATTATGGAGCATTCGCTTCAGAACAGATTGGGAATTCCTGTAGATTCAAACACAGATTTTTCAACGCTTTTCATGCCCAAACCCGGAACGGGAATAATCAATAAGGAAGAAGATATTTACAATAAAAAAGAAATTATTGTCTGTGGTGTTTTTCCAGGGAATGAACAGCTCAACAATTATATTATTGCTCCGGTTGAACTGGCTGAAGAATTATTAAATCTTCCAAAAAATTCAGCTTATCAAATTGTTATTAAGTTGAAAAATCCAGAAAACATAGATTCTGTAAAACAAAATCTTCTTAAAACTCTAGGAAAAGACATCGAAATTAAAACGAAAGAGGAAGAAAATGCAGCGTTCTGGAAAATGATTAATACCGAAAAGCTTTTTATTTATTTAATTTTTGCTTTGGTTATTTTCATCACGACTTTTAATTTGGCGGGTGCCATTATTATTTTACAGCTCGACAAAAAACAACAGGCAAAATCTCTGATTTCTTTAGGTTTTCCTTTATCACATCTTAGAATGACCTATTTCTACACTGGAATTCTGATTGTTATCTTGGGAGTAATTTCAGGTCTTATTTTAGGAACAGCTTTATGCTATTTCCAAATTTATACTGAATTATTTAAGGCTGTTGAAGATTTGCCTTTCCCAGTAAAAATTGTTGGTAAAAATTATTTAATCGTTGCAGCCATCGCTTCTGTCTTTGGTATTGTTATTTCTTGGTTCTTTTCTAAAATCAGTAAAGACTATATTACTAAAAATTAA
- a CDS encoding endonuclease produces the protein MRRILHSFLLTLITISALAQVPPGYYNNATGTGAALKTQLKAIITNGHQDHGYGGLWTGYQTTDRDYYYENDGTILDIYSERPTAADPYNFTYSTNQCGSYGNEGDCYNREHIVPQSLFNEASPMKNDIHFIRATDGKVNGMRSNYPFGKVGTASFTSLNGSKLGNSVSAGYGGTVFEPIDEFKGDVARMIFYFVTRYETQLSGFSSGDMLGGSAYPGLQTWELNQLLAWHNLDPVSPAEIGRNNASYTYQGNRNPYIDNPNYVNLVWGTQTVDNQAPTTPTNLVANNPTASTVALSWTASTDNVGVTGYDVYANNVLKATVTGTSTTVQALASSTTYNFHVIAKDAAGNSSPQSNTATETTLAGTGGGTGTCGTEDFENITGTGNGYATRTWTNNSITWTATDARVDETINGKAITLRIGNLTSSTISGGIQNLTLTTALKYGTGPGVLNVEINGTQVGTIPYSATTGTTTTTTISNINVSGNVIIKITNPITATNGPRVAIDDLSWTCAASLSTVENSKEKAFSIYPNPVKNHELFVKGENLNKVLKAEIYDLSGKLIKNIANPFKNSNKINLHGLAKGVYILKTDNNTTKFIVD, from the coding sequence ATGAGACGAATTTTACATTCATTTTTGCTAACTCTGATCACTATCAGTGCTTTAGCTCAAGTTCCTCCGGGATATTACAACAATGCAACCGGTACAGGTGCAGCTTTAAAAACTCAGCTTAAAGCAATTATTACAAACGGACATCAAGATCACGGTTATGGTGGACTTTGGACTGGTTACCAAACAACAGATAGGGATTACTACTATGAAAATGACGGCACTATTTTAGATATTTATTCTGAAAGACCAACTGCTGCAGATCCTTATAATTTCACATACAGTACCAACCAATGTGGAAGTTACGGTAATGAGGGGGATTGTTACAACAGAGAGCACATTGTTCCTCAAAGTTTGTTTAATGAGGCCTCTCCAATGAAAAATGATATTCATTTTATTAGAGCAACTGACGGTAAAGTAAACGGAATGCGTTCAAATTATCCTTTTGGAAAAGTAGGAACAGCAAGCTTCACTTCATTGAATGGCTCAAAATTAGGAAATTCAGTTTCAGCAGGATATGGTGGAACGGTTTTCGAACCTATTGATGAGTTTAAAGGTGATGTTGCAAGAATGATTTTTTACTTTGTAACAAGATATGAAACTCAGCTTTCAGGATTTAGCTCAGGAGATATGTTGGGCGGAAGCGCATATCCTGGATTACAAACTTGGGAACTTAACCAGCTTTTAGCTTGGCACAATTTAGATCCAGTTTCTCCAGCAGAAATCGGAAGAAACAATGCTTCATATACTTATCAGGGAAACAGAAACCCTTATATTGACAATCCTAATTATGTAAATTTAGTTTGGGGAACACAAACGGTAGATAATCAAGCTCCGACAACTCCAACTAATTTAGTTGCAAATAACCCAACTGCAAGTACTGTAGCTTTAAGCTGGACTGCATCTACAGATAATGTAGGAGTTACAGGATACGATGTTTATGCTAATAATGTTTTAAAAGCTACCGTTACAGGAACTTCAACAACTGTTCAGGCTTTAGCTTCTTCAACAACCTATAATTTTCATGTAATTGCTAAAGATGCAGCCGGAAATTCATCTCCTCAAAGCAATACTGCTACAGAAACTACGCTTGCAGGAACTGGTGGTGGAACAGGAACTTGCGGAACCGAAGATTTCGAAAACATCACAGGAACAGGAAACGGATATGCTACAAGAACTTGGACAAATAACAGTATAACTTGGACAGCAACAGATGCTAGAGTGGATGAAACCATTAATGGAAAAGCAATCACGCTAAGAATTGGTAACTTAACAAGTTCTACGATTTCAGGAGGAATTCAAAACCTAACATTAACTACTGCTTTAAAATACGGAACCGGACCTGGTGTTTTAAATGTTGAAATCAACGGAACTCAGGTAGGTACTATTCCTTATAGCGCAACAACTGGTACGACAACGACAACAACAATTTCGAACATCAACGTGAGTGGAAATGTTATTATTAAAATTACAAATCCAATCACAGCTACAAATGGACCAAGAGTAGCAATTGATGACCTTTCTTGGACTTGTGCGGCTTCTTTATCAACAGTTGAAAATTCAAAAGAAAAAGCATTCAGTATTTATCCAAACCCGGTTAAAAATCACGAATTATTTGTAAAAGGTGAAAACCTGAACAAAGTTTTGAAAGCTGAAATCTATGATCTTTCAGGAAAACTGATTAAGAATATTGCAAATCCTTTTAAAAATTCAAACAAAATCAATCTTCACGGATTAGCAAAAGGAGTGTACATCCTTAAAACAGACAACAACACTACAAAATTCATTGTAGACTAA